In Salisediminibacterium beveridgei, one DNA window encodes the following:
- the ald gene encoding alanine dehydrogenase, giving the protein MIIGIPKEIKNNENRVALTPAGVMTFKQAGHDIYVERSAGIESGFTDEAYEQAGATMMHDAADVWQQSTMIMKVKEPLEPEYKWFREDLILFTYLHLAAEPALAKALTENKTTAIAYETVEVNGTLPLLTPMSEVAGRMASQIGAQFLEKPHGGSGVLLSGIPGVKRGKVTVIGGGVVGTNAAKIAMGLGADVTIIDLNPERLRQLDDQFGTAINTIMSNPLNIAHAVKESDLIIGAVLIPGAKAPTLVTEDMIKTMHPGSVIVDVAIDQGGIVETVDTITTHDDPTYVKHGVVHYAVANMPGAVPRTSTLGLTNVTVPYALRVANFGLTEALKHVSGLRQGVNTAGGYITYEAVAKDLGLVYKPLDEVMP; this is encoded by the coding sequence ATGATCATTGGAATTCCAAAAGAGATCAAAAATAACGAAAACCGTGTGGCCTTGACACCCGCCGGAGTCATGACATTCAAACAGGCAGGACATGACATATACGTTGAACGTTCAGCTGGAATTGAAAGCGGTTTCACAGACGAAGCGTATGAACAGGCCGGTGCAACAATGATGCATGATGCAGCAGACGTCTGGCAGCAGTCCACTATGATTATGAAGGTTAAGGAACCGCTTGAACCTGAATACAAATGGTTCAGGGAGGATTTGATTTTGTTCACTTACCTTCATCTCGCGGCCGAACCGGCACTCGCCAAAGCATTAACTGAAAATAAGACGACCGCGATTGCCTATGAAACCGTTGAAGTGAACGGTACCCTGCCCTTATTGACACCGATGAGTGAAGTCGCCGGACGGATGGCATCTCAGATCGGTGCACAATTCCTGGAGAAACCCCATGGCGGTTCAGGCGTGCTGTTATCCGGTATTCCTGGCGTAAAACGGGGGAAAGTGACCGTCATCGGAGGCGGTGTCGTCGGAACCAATGCAGCGAAAATTGCGATGGGACTTGGCGCGGATGTAACCATCATCGACCTCAATCCGGAACGTCTGAGACAGCTTGACGATCAGTTCGGCACAGCAATCAATACCATCATGAGTAATCCGCTGAACATTGCCCATGCGGTGAAAGAATCGGACCTCATCATCGGAGCTGTTTTGATTCCGGGTGCAAAAGCACCCACTCTCGTCACAGAAGATATGATCAAGACGATGCATCCCGGGTCTGTCATCGTCGATGTGGCCATTGACCAGGGTGGAATTGTAGAAACCGTTGATACAATCACCACGCACGATGATCCAACCTATGTAAAGCATGGCGTGGTCCATTACGCCGTAGCCAATATGCCGGGGGCAGTTCCGAGAACGTCCACTCTCGGCTTGACGAATGTGACCGTCCCTTACGCGCTGAGAGTCGCAAATTTCGGCCTCACAGAAGCCCTGAAACATGTTTCAGGGCTAAGGCAGGGTGTCAATACCGCCGGTGGTTATATCACCTATGAAGCCGTTGCGAAGGATCTTGGTCTCGTATATAAACCGCTGGATGAAGTAATGCCTTGA
- a CDS encoding KTSC domain-containing protein, producing MEQTTIRDGYFDHLKFDDSNKQLHVRFSSGKYFLHYEVNKFDYIGLLSSSQMRRYYEDTILKKYPPEDMKN from the coding sequence ATGGAACAAACTACAATACGCGATGGTTATTTTGATCACCTGAAGTTTGATGATTCGAACAAGCAACTGCATGTCCGATTCTCTTCAGGGAAATATTTCCTCCACTACGAAGTCAATAAATTTGATTACATTGGTCTTTTGTCGAGCAGTCAGATGAGAAGATACTATGAAGATACCATTCTGAAAAAGTATCCTCCGGAAGACATGAAAAACTGA
- a CDS encoding thioredoxin family protein, giving the protein MNIQVYVNENIKGRVFEQRVKEVIKELGIEADVLISSKRPECASHVFYSPALIIDQKVVATGKLLSRDEIVHHFM; this is encoded by the coding sequence TTGAATATTCAAGTCTATGTAAATGAGAATATTAAAGGCAGGGTCTTCGAACAACGGGTAAAAGAAGTCATTAAAGAGCTCGGCATTGAAGCGGATGTTCTGATCTCTTCCAAGCGTCCTGAATGCGCCAGTCATGTTTTTTACTCCCCTGCGTTGATCATCGATCAAAAGGTGGTTGCCACCGGGAAGTTATTAAGTCGCGATGAAATTGTCCATCACTTCATGTAA
- a CDS encoding putative bifunctional diguanylate cyclase/phosphodiesterase, whose translation MSRKSKSVELLNEWIGEFLNTEYTYAHTSCDLTRQLSLITEIIGESLSILVTDDQDRLVYASDSYCSLFTYEKEFPSGAHIDDVIQFRFLNDHDMRALNQARQSSSHVSFDCVQSTAFGKQISYRTSFVPIKDHKQVHRASLYVIADQKPDKQGSVVQQEVVYDQMTGLKNRDQFELEVEQKCQNQHEDAQLALLFFDLDRFKYYNATLGQLTGDRLLKEVATRLTAIQDQRMEIYRFGGDQFAILIEGYPSMTYIHKVAKDVCHFFKQPFVLSNHELKVSASVGVSLLPDTAKTKGDLIHQAEMAMQVSKEKGPSTYHVYIEEMHCHYTKQLTLEKRLNKAIEEKSFQLHYQPQYDFYSQQVVGFEALIRWFDEDLGYVPPDQFITVAEETGLIIPIGRQVLDQACQKGKDWYDNGLNIRVGVNVSPVQFQHPDFIQSVKWTLVKTGLPAERLDIEITENVLLYNKEACMNTLEQLKAIGVHISIDDFGTGFSSLSYLRTFPVDMLKIDQSFVRELKRNHNDQAIVTSIIQLAHNMGMKVIAEGVETSDSLNFLMDQHCDQMQGYLYSRPIPPEQLPLFLTENRVMHRSSET comes from the coding sequence ATGAGCCGGAAATCAAAAAGTGTCGAATTGTTGAACGAGTGGATCGGTGAGTTCTTAAATACTGAATATACATACGCACATACGAGCTGTGATTTAACCAGGCAGCTGTCTTTGATCACGGAAATAATCGGAGAGTCTCTTAGTATCCTTGTGACGGATGATCAAGACAGGCTGGTCTATGCAAGTGACAGCTATTGTTCACTTTTCACATACGAGAAAGAGTTCCCATCAGGAGCGCACATCGATGATGTGATTCAATTCAGATTTTTGAATGATCACGATATGCGGGCATTGAATCAAGCACGTCAGTCCTCTTCGCATGTTTCGTTTGACTGCGTTCAATCCACAGCGTTTGGAAAGCAGATTTCCTATAGAACATCGTTCGTTCCGATCAAAGATCACAAACAGGTGCATAGAGCATCCCTTTATGTCATCGCCGATCAGAAGCCGGATAAGCAGGGATCTGTTGTGCAACAGGAGGTCGTGTACGATCAGATGACTGGACTGAAAAACCGTGATCAATTCGAACTGGAAGTGGAACAAAAATGTCAAAACCAGCATGAAGATGCTCAGTTGGCGTTGCTATTTTTCGATCTGGACCGGTTTAAATATTATAACGCAACGCTGGGGCAATTAACGGGGGACAGGCTTTTAAAAGAAGTGGCTACTCGACTCACGGCCATCCAGGATCAGCGAATGGAGATCTATCGTTTCGGTGGAGACCAATTTGCGATCTTGATTGAAGGCTACCCAAGTATGACGTATATTCATAAAGTGGCAAAAGACGTCTGTCATTTTTTCAAGCAACCATTTGTTCTCTCGAATCATGAATTGAAAGTATCTGCAAGCGTCGGAGTGTCTTTATTGCCGGACACTGCAAAAACTAAGGGAGATCTGATTCACCAGGCGGAGATGGCGATGCAGGTATCGAAAGAGAAAGGCCCGTCAACTTATCATGTCTACATAGAGGAAATGCATTGTCATTACACCAAACAATTGACGCTGGAAAAACGTTTGAATAAAGCGATCGAAGAAAAAAGCTTTCAGCTTCATTATCAGCCACAGTATGATTTTTACAGCCAGCAGGTCGTCGGGTTCGAAGCCTTGATCCGCTGGTTTGATGAAGACCTGGGCTATGTGCCACCCGATCAGTTCATTACAGTCGCGGAAGAGACCGGCCTGATTATTCCCATCGGAAGACAAGTACTGGATCAGGCTTGTCAAAAGGGGAAAGACTGGTACGATAATGGCCTGAATATTCGTGTAGGAGTGAATGTTTCTCCGGTGCAATTCCAGCATCCTGATTTTATTCAATCGGTGAAATGGACGTTAGTAAAGACAGGACTGCCAGCAGAACGCCTGGATATTGAAATCACCGAGAATGTTCTCTTGTATAATAAAGAGGCCTGCATGAACACCCTCGAACAGCTCAAAGCCATCGGGGTGCATATTTCCATTGATGATTTTGGAACAGGGTTCAGTTCACTGAGTTATCTCCGTACGTTTCCCGTGGATATGCTGAAAATCGACCAATCCTTCGTCAGGGAACTGAAGAGAAATCACAATGATCAGGCGATTGTCACTTCCATTATTCAGCTGGCGCATAATATGGGCATGAAAGTGATAGCGGAAGGTGTGGAGACAAGTGATTCATTGAATTTCCTCATGGATCAGCACTGTGATCAAATGCAGGGT